GTCGCGCCAATCGGCGGGCGATCTCGGTCTTCCCGACACCGGTGGGACCGATCATCAGGATGTTCTTCGGGACGACCTCTTCTGCGATCTCCGGTGCGAGTCGCTGGCGTCGAATGCGATTCCGGAGCGCGATCGCCACGGCCCGCTTCGCCTGTCCCTGCCCGACGATGAACCGGTCGAGTTCCTCGACGATCTGACGAGGCGTCAGGTCTGTCGCGTCGATGGCGGGAGTTTCGCTGGAAGCCGGCATGTAGAAGACCATCGTCAGAGCTCCTCGATCGTGAGTTGATCGTTCGTGTAGATGTCCAGCCCCGCCGCGATTCGAAGCGAGCGCTCCGCAATTTCCCTGGCCGGAAGTTCGGTGTGATCCAACAGGGCGCGCGCCGCGGCAGTCGCCGCTACGCCGCCACTCCCGATGGCGAGGATCCCGTCGTCCGGCTCGATCAGATCTCCCGTTCCCGACAGAAGAAGCGTCTTGTTTCGGTCGGCGACAATCAACATCGCCTCGAGACGACGCAGCGCGCGATCCGTGCGCCACTCTCGAACCAGTTCCACCGCCGCGCGTTCCAGCTGCTCGGGATACTCGGCAAGCTTCCCCTCGAAGCGAGTGAGGAGTGCGAAGGCGTCTGCGGCGCCGCCGGCGAACCCCGCCAGCACCGAGCCCTCCGCCAGGAGGCGGACCTTCCGCGCACTGCCCTTGACGACGAGCCGGTCCAGGGTCACCTGGCCGTCGCCGGCCAGGGCCACGTGGGCATCTCGGCGCACCGCCAGCACGGTCGTTCCAACGATTTCCGGTCGTTTCATGGTCGATTCACCTGTGGGTTAGAGCGTCAGGATAGCCCGCGGCCCGCGCCTCCTGCCAACGGGACCTCTGCGGCGGACGCCGGACCGTCAGAACGTCCTCTCCAAAGGACAATCTTCGTGAAAGCGGAGAACCGTACCCTGCCCGCCATATCCTCTAAACCAAACCTGTAAAAGGGTTTAGACAACATTCGGGAGAGTTGGCAAGCCCTTCGCAATAGACGTGGCTACGAAAGGAGATCAACATGCGACGTCTCATCCCTCGGTACCTCGGCCTGACAGCTTTGATCACCCTGGGTCTTCTCGCGGCTGCACCGGCCGCCGCCTTCGACGGGCCCGGTCATCGAAACTCGTCCAAGAGTCATCGGTCCAACGGCCACAAGGCTTACGGCCACAAATCTCATGGACATAAAGCCCACGGAGCCAAGTACCGTGGACACAAGCGTCGGCACGGGGCGAGAGATCATCGAGGCCGCTACGGCATCGACTATCGCTACCAGCCGGTTCGGCACTATCGACCGCGTCATCGTGAGCGATTCACGGCGCCCCGTTTGATCGTCCGAAACCAGGCTCATCGATATGATCCTTACTACTTCGACGATTTCTACTACAGACCTCATCGTCATCAGCACTCGGTCTATCGCTTCCCCGTTCGGATCGAAGGTCGGTGGGTCCATCGCCCCTTCGAGTATTGCGAAGGCTCGCTGTTTGTCTCCGGCGGGTTCTCGGTGGAACGACCGCGTTTCCGTGTCTCCGTTAATTTCTGATAGCTACCTTCCCTCCTGATTAGGGGTCGGGCGAAAGCCCGGCCCCTTTTTTTGCGATCCCCGCCCAGCGGTGTGGCGTTACCATGCCTCCATGATCCGCCCCGCCCCGGTTGCCCTCGGCCTGCTTCTCATCGTGTGCAGTGCCGTCCTGCTCGTCGGTTGCGGCGAGGGGCCCGAGGACGCCGACCGCCCTGTTTCCGGTCCGCGGGTTCTTGTTCTCGGAACCGCCCAGGATGGCGGGTTGCCCCATGTCGCCTGTCGTTGCGATCGCTGCGAGGCGGCCCGACGAGACCCGGCGTCAAGACGCCGCGTCTCGAGTCTCCTTCTTGAAACAGTCGATCCTCCACGTCGCTACCTGATCGATGCCACGCCCGACCTCCCCGAGCAGCTGGCCTCGCTCACGGCACGAATCGAAGAGGCCCGCGTCGATCGACGACCCCTCGATGGCATCTTCCTGACCCACGCCCACATCGGACACTATCTGGGCCTGGCCTACCTCGGATTCGAGGCGATGCACGCACCGGGAATCCCCGTCCATTGCACGCCGAGGTTCGCGTCGTTCCTCGAGAGCAACGGACCGTGGGAGCAACTCGTTCGACTGGAGAACATTCGTCTCATGCCCATGGACGACGAGCGCGTGCTGGAAGGCGGTCTACGAATCCGCGCGATACCGGCACCCCATCGTGACGAGTACACCGACACCGTCGCGTTCCTGATCGAGGGCCCGACGTCACGTGTGCTCTTCGCGCCGGACACCGATGACTGGGTCAACTGGGAGCCACCCATCGAGTCGTGGTTGGCAGACGTTGACGTCGCCATCCTCGACGGAACGTTCTACTCCTACGATGAACTCCCCGGCCGCGATGTGGGCAGTGTCGGGCATCCGCTGATTTCAGAGAGCATCGATCGGTTCTCCGCGATGAAGGGTCAACGGGGCGAGATCTACTTCACACACTTCAATCATTCGAACCCGGTTCTTCAGAATGGACCGGCGTTGGAGCGGTTGCGAAAGGCGGGCTTTCATCGGCTGGAAGACGGTTCGCAGTTCCCGCTGTGAGCCGGAGCGTACGGATCGGTCTCGCAGGATGGGACTATCCGGACTGGTCTGGTGTCGTCTATCCGGCAAGGAGTTCGTCCCGCTTCGACCGACTCGAATGGATCAGCCGGTTCGTCGATGTGATCGAGGTCAACGCGAGCTTCTACCGACACGTCGCGGCGTCGACCAGTCGGTCGTGGGCGACCCGCGTCGCGGATCGACCGGACTTTCGTTTTACCGCCAAGTCTCACCGCGACTGGACGCACGGCCACGAGGACCTGGTCGAGAGTGCCGTCTCCGAGACGCTCCGAGGTCTCGAGCCCCTCTCGACGGCCGGGAGGCTGCTCTGCATCCTCGTGCAGTTCCCCCAACGGTTTCACAGAACCGAAGAGAATCGACGGCGCCTCGAGCGGATCCGACTCGCGTGCGACTCGCTCCCCTGGGCCGTCGAACTACGGCATCGGTCCTGGGATCACCCCGAGACGTTCGAGTGGCTTACGACGCACCAGATCAATTGGTGCGCCATCGACCAGCCACGCGCGTCGCGTCAGGTGCTGAAACTGATACCGAGAGTCACCGGGAAGATCGCCTACCTGCGGTTCCACGGCCGAAACAGCCGCGAGTGGTTCGCCGCCGACACGAATCGCGACCGGCGATACGACTATCTGTACTCCGGTGCCGAGGTTGCGGAGTTCGCGGGGTGCGTGGAGAGCCTCGCGAAGCCGGCCGAACAGCTCGTTGCGATCCAGAACAATCACTTTCGAGGACAGGCACTCGTCAATGCACTCCAATTGCTCCACGTTTTGACGGGGGAGCGCCCACCCGCACCGCAGGAACTCGTCCATCACTACCCCGCGTTGGAGGATCAGGTGACGGTGCGGCGGGACACACTCTTCTAGGATCGTAGCGGCGTCGATTGGATCTCGTGATGGATCTCGACGCCTCGCCCCCGTAGTTCCGCCAACATGCGTTCGGTCAGGTCCGCGCGTGCGCCCAGGATCTCCGGCGGAGTAATGCCGGCCGTTTTCCATGAACCATCCGCAACCATTCGCGTCACGATAGCGCATGGGAACCCCGTGGTTCGGGCCATCGACGTGGCACCGGTTTCCCGGTCGGTTCGGTCGTAGAGATCCCATCGCTCGGTCCGTTCCTCGCCGGCCGATCTACCCCGAACCACGACCCGCATCACGGTAAACTCCTCGTCCCCCGGTCGCGGCTCCCATCGCGAGAACATCAGGTTCTCCGTCAGGGAACGGGGCCGGACCATGACCCCATCAATCTCGATCGGTGACTCGTCGAAGAATCCGGTATGACTCAACATCGCCATCCGGTCGGCATGACCGGGATAGCGGAGCGTCTTCTCGCACATCGTCGGCGAAGGGATCGTCTCGAGCAGCGAGCGCAGCCCGTCGGTGAGAAACGCCTCGAGTGTGCCGACCCGTTCAAATTCGACGTTCTCGATCTCGGTGAGCGGTGGGACGACGATATCCACGCCTCCGCGACGCATCCGGCACGGCCGCGTGTACTCCTCGACGACATCTGTCGGCGAGAACACCGACTGGTATTCGAACGGCCAGCGTCGAGTGACCGGCAACCCTCCGACCATGATCTCAACATCCAGGACGTCGTCCATTTCCGCCGCCGAACGTCCGACGAACCAGTTCGACAGGCCGGGTGCGACACCGCAATCCACGACAACGGGGACGTTGCGCTGCGCGGCGAGGTCGTTCAACCGACTCGAATCTTCCGGGACGAATGAGATGTCGACCAGCGGCGTCCCCGCCTCGATGGCCGCGCTCTGCAGCACATGGCCCAGAGCCCCCGGGACCGCGCCCACGACCACGTCTGCCGATTCGACCCGCTGCTTGACCGCCGCCGAGTCGGCAAGGTCGGTGACCTCGGTGCGAACGCGCGGACCCGCGACTCTCTGAAGCGCCTGCGGGTCGCGATCACAGACCGTGACCTGAAGCCCGTCGTCGCCGGCGAGATCGAGTGCGATCAGGCCACCGACCCGACCCGCGCCCAGAACGACCACGCGAACCGCTTGACTCACGGTGCCGCCGCAGCGTCCGGCGTGCGTGATTTCCGCTCGGACGCGTCGCTGAGCATCTTGCGGATCTGACCGGCGTAGCGGCTGCTGGGAAAATCGGCCAGAACCTTGCTGAGGTAGATCTTGCCTTCCTCCGTGTTGCCCGGCAGCAACGATTGCCCGAGGAGGAAGTAGACCGTTTCCAGGTCGTAGTAGTTCGGATACTCGGTCAACGCTCGCCGGAAGCGACCGGAAGCCGCGATATGCGCGCCCCGTTTTTCGTAAAACCTACCGACGAGCAGGTCATGTTCGGCGAGGTTTGACTCGGCCTTGATCCGCATGGTCCGTGCGGCACCTGCGTAAAGCGAACTCGGCCAACGCGTCTCGACCTGGCGAAAGTCCGCGATGGCCTGGAAGGTCTCGCTCTGGTCTCTCGACGGGTGAACGATCTGGAGCAACACGCAGATCCCGGTCTGCAGCTGGGCGTACGGCGCGAGGTCGTGATCCCCGTAAAGCGTCACGAAGTCCTGGTACAGCGAGCGGGCATCGATCCAGGCCAGCGAACTGCCCTTGTAGAACGTGGCATCGGCAAGAGCAAGACGGAGGAGTGGCTCGATCTCCTTACGATTCGGTGAGTCGTAAGAGTCCACGCGGCTCAGCACCTTGATCGCGGGCGACAACTCACCTTCGGCGATCAGCTGTCTGCCAAGGTCGTAACGCTCCTGGGCATCGAGGAACTCGTTCATCCGCGGGTCCTTCTTCCCGCAACCGACGAGCGCACCCGTGGCGACGAGTAGACCAACCACACCAAGACCCACAACCCGGCCAAGCCGCAACTTCAAGACGTCAACTCCCGCCATGCTGTAATCGCTCCCGAAGATTGGCCGGCAAACGACGCGGTCGCCCCTCGGGTCCAACCGCTCCGTGTTCGGTGGCGCCGGTCGCCACCATCCGACCATCCTGCCCATCGATCTGATACTCGAAACGGACTCGCGATGCGCCGACGCTCACGAGACGGGTCTCGACGACGAGTCGCTCATCGTAGCGCGCAGAACGCCTATAGCGCACCTCTGCTCGGGTGACGGGGAAATAGACACCCTCGTCCTCTAGTTCTCCGTAGGGAAACCCGATTTCGCGCATCCATTCCGTTCGGCCCAATTCAAACCAGACCAGGTAATGACCGTGATAGGCCACACCCATCCGGTCGGTCTCGGGGTAGCGCACCCGCGTCTCTACACGGCCAAGCAGCGGACCGACGTCAGCAGGTCTGTTCAAGGTTCGCAAACTCCGCCAGACGCCGCACCATCCGTGCCGTCGTCTCCGTTGGCTCCCCGCCACCGAAGACCGCGGACCCGGCAACGATCATGTCGACTCCCGACTCGGTCACCTGCTGAAGATTGTCCTCGGTCACCCCGCCATCGATCTCGATACGAACATCCAGCCCGCGCTCGACGAGGGTCCGACGAAGACGACGCGCCTTATCGAGCACGCCTGGAATCAACGTCTGCCCGCCGAATCCGGGATTGACCGACATCAGCAGGACGAAATCGGTCTGGTCCAGGACCTCTTCCAGCACGGAAAGCGGCGTGGCGGGGTTGAGGACCACACCGGCGCGCGCGCCAAGCTCTCTGATTCTGGCCAGGGTCCGATGGAGATGGGGCACGGTCTCCTGGTGCACCGAGATCATGTCGGCGCCGGCCTCCCGGAATGCCTCGAGATAGCGGTCCGGCTCCGCAATCATCAGGTGACAATCCACCGGCAACTCGGTGCTACGGCGGACGGCCTCGGCGATGAGGGGTCCGATGGTGATGTTGGGGACGAAGTGCCCATCCATCACGTCGACATGGATGATCCCTGCGCCACCCGCCTCGACAGCCCGGACCTGTTCACCGAGTCGGGCGAAGTCGGCAGACAGGATGGAAGGTGCAAGGATGGCCGCCACGTCAATCTCCTCAGTGAACGATAGTCAGTTCGACGATGTCTCGTGCTCGGATGGGATGCCCCGAGAGAGGCGACTGCCCGATGACTGTCCCGGGTTCGAGCCCGGACATCGTAACCCGGCGGACGGCCCCCCGCCTAAACCCGGCGGCATCGAGCCAGCGTGAGGCCGTGGCCTGGGACTCGCCCGTAAGATCCGGCATCACCCAGACGATGGGGCGCGAACCACTGGAGACCAGGCGATGGATGCGTGTGTTGGGAACGGCCGGCGATAGGGGCGGTGGAACCTGACTGATGATCCTGCCGGTTTCAACCTTCGAAGAAAACACACGCACCTCGTCGCCGGCCACCAACCCCTGACGACGCAACTCGATCGTCATCGTTCGAGACGTCTCGTGAGTGAGATCCGGCACCTCGAGCACCTGCCCCCCGAGGCTGACGATCAGCTTGATCCGGCGTCCCCGCCGCACGGATGAATCCGGCGGAGGCACCTGCTGCAGGATCCGACCACTGGCGACGGCGGGATCGTGGCGTTGGTCGACCACCTCGGTGATCAACGAGACGGATCCTGCCATCTCCCCTGCCGCCTCGAGTGTCAGTCCGCGCAGGTCCGGCACCCGAGTCTCGGTCGCACGTTGGTCGCCACGCATGGAGTAGAAGAACGCCATGACGAATGCGATCCCCATGAGGGTCGCGGTTGCAATTCCCCAGGCCGCGGCGGCAAGGACGCGTCGCATGGGCGGCAGGGTCGGCATTCGGACTCGTATCTTCAACCGGATCTCCGGGGGCCAGAAGACCCCATGACTCTAACGCCGATGGAGCACCGCTGCAAAGAATCCGTCGACACCGACGGCCGGATCGGTGACCAGGTAACCCTCGGGGGTCACGAACTCCCTCGCGCGACCCGATACGCGCTCGGCGGCCGAGGCCACGACGATGTCGTCACGGTCTGCCAGCACGGTCTCGATGACGTCCGGCCCCTCCTCCCGTTCGATGGAACAGGTAGAGAAGACCACCTCGCCACCTGGCGCCAGTCGCTCACAGGCGCGTGTCAGGAGCCTGACCTGCCGTTCGCGATAACGACGGAGGTCGGCTTCCGTCAGGCGCCAGCGGATCTCCGGGTGGCGCCGCAAGGTCCCGGTCCCACTGCACGGCGCATCGACCACGACTCGATCGAATCGACCCTGCAGAGCCCAGGGCTCGGCGCATCCGTCAAGCGCGGCGGTCAGCGGCGCCTCGAGTCCACATCGAGCCAGGTTCTGTTGAACTTTTCGGAGCCGCCTCCAGTACCGATCGGCCGCCACGACGGTCGAACCGTTGTCGTATCGCGCGGCGAGTTGGAGGGTCTTCCCCCCGGGGGCGGCGCAGAGATCCAGAACCCTCGCCTGCGAGCAGGGCGACAGGAGCGAGACCACCAGCTGGGCCGCCTCGTCCTGGACCCAGCAATCCCCGCCGGCAAGGGGGGCGGTGACGCTGCGGAGTCCCTCGGAGATGTGGACCGCCGTGTCCGCAAATTCGCCGCGACAGGCGGCCACGCCCTCAGTGGTTCGGTCGGCGACGAATCGGTCGACGGAGATCCTCGTCGTGTTGACGTGCACGGTGAGAGGGGGCGGCTCGTTGCCGAGACGAAGCATCGCCTCGATGGACTCCGCGTCGCGCGTTTTCAGAAGACGCTCGACCCACCAGTCCGGATAGGAATAACGAAGGGCCAGGGCCGCGTCGTCGTCAGGCAGCAGCGTATCTTTCTGTCGAGCGATGGTGCGCAGGATGGCGTTAACGAAACCGGTCGCCGGGCCACCTCCCCGGCGACGGATCCCCTCGACGGCGGCATCGACCGTCGCGAACTCGGGGACACGATCCAGGAACAGCAACTCGAAGGTCGCGAGGCGCAGCGGAATCGGCAGATCGCGGCCCATCTGACCCAGTGGCCGGCTGGAGGCACCTTCGATGACATGATCCAGCAGACGACGTTGTCGCAGGACACCCATCACCAGTGCATGCATCAGACTGACGTCACGTGGATCGTTCAGGCGGTCCGACGCTCGGTCGAGGAGAGGTTGGGCATGGGCCCCCGCCCGTTCGACGCGCTCGAGGGTGGCGACCGCCAGCTCCCGCGCCGTCACGACGTCAGCCGGTCGCGGATTCAAGTTGATCCCCGATGGCAAGTTGTCGGCCGTTCAGAGCATCCTGGATCGGCATCGCTCGCTTCCCCTCAGGCTGCACGGCGGTGAGGATCGCAGCCCCCTGACCACACACCAACACGACCGAGTCCCCCACCCGGGCCAGCGTTCCCGCGGGTGACCCCTCAATCGGCGGGCCGCCGTAGAGCTCGGCCTCCACCAACCGGATCCTTCGCCCCCCTCGCATCAGCCAGACACCCGGCCAGGGATCGAAGCCTCGCACCTTGCCCACTAATTCGCCGGCCTGGCCCGCGGGGTCCACATGTCCATCTTCGCGTCGCAAGATCGGAGCATAGCTTGCCCGGCTATGATCCTGGGGTGTTGCGTCGAGCGAACCGGACGTGAGTCCGGCCAACGTGTCGACCAGGAGTTCCGCGCCGTGCACGGACAACCGCTCCTGCAGCGACGGTGCGTGTTCTCCGACCAGGATGGGAACGGTCCGGGTCAGGTAGACATCGCCCTCATCCATGGCGCGACTCAGGCGCATGGTGCTGACGCCTGTCTCGGTCTCACCGTTGGCAAGTGCCCACTGCACGGGAGCGGCTCCTCGATATCGGGGCAACAGCGAGAAGTGGACATTGATCGAGCCGAACGGCCAATCCTCACGCAGAGACCGTCCGAGCATGCGTCCGTAGGCCACGACGACGAGGGCGTCGGGAGAGGATTCGACGATCCGCTGCCTGAAAGCCGGCTCGCGAAGGGAGGACGGCTGCAGGACCTCGACCCCCAGATCGATCGCCGCTCGTTTCACCGGTGTGGGTTGAGCTCGCCCGGAGCGGCCGATCGGTCGGTCGGGTCGGGTGACGACAAACTCCAGGGAGTGCCCCGCGCGGACGATCGCCTGCAACGTCGGGACCGCCGACGCCGGCGTGCCGAAGAAGACCAGCTTCAAGAGGGATCCGCTGGGTGCCAGTCGTCCGCTTCGATCCGCTTCTTGATTTTCTTCTTGATCAGGTTTCGTTTGAGGGACGATAGGTTGGACAGAAACGTCTTGCCCGACAAGTGCTCACATTCGTGGAGGATCACCCGGGCAAACATACCCTCGGCTTCTAGAGTGAACGGCTCACCATCGAAATTGAGGGCCTCGACGACAACTCGCTCCGCCCGTTGGACATCGAATGTAATGTCGGGAAACGAGAGACAGCCCTCCTCGCCCAGCTGTGTTCCGTCGGCATCGAGGATCTTCGGATTGACGAAGACGAACAGCTGTCCTTCCTCCTCCCCGGCACTGAGATCGACGACGCAGACCCGGCGATTGTCTCCGACCTGATTGGCCGCGAGACCGATCCCGGGGGCCGCGTTCATCGTCTCGGCCATATCTCGGATCAACTGTCGGAGGTCGTCATCGACCCCGTCGACCGGGACGGTCGGCTTGAGGAGGATCGGTTCGGGGTAGAGAACGATTGGTAGGATGGCCATGATCTGTCCGAAAACCGAAAATTATCACCGGGCCTTCGAAAGCGTCAAGGGAGCCATCTGGCGGCCGGCAGGTGTCACCATCCAGAGACAGTGTCCACTTCTGGTGAGGACGAACGGCCCATTACAGGCCTAAATCAAGGACTTTTGCGGGCAAATGGAGCCCAAAAGCTGGCACGTTTGATGCAATTCACACCGGTGACCCGACTGTGCGGCAGAGAGAATTCGACGGCGCAAGGAGAGAACGATGAACAGCACAAAACAAACCCCCAATCGCTGGCGGACCCTTCGGTGGAGCAGCATCGGGTTGTTCCTGGCGATCGCCTCCCTCGCGCCACTGGCCGCTCAGAGCGGCAACGACACCTACCGATACGACGACAAGAAGGGCGACGACGCCGGTTACGCCGATGGTGCCTACGGGCGTATCCAGTTCGCAGATAACGGCCTGACCGTCCGTCGCTCCGTCCTCACGGATAACGGCGATTCGGGAT
This is a stretch of genomic DNA from Acidobacteriota bacterium. It encodes these proteins:
- a CDS encoding MBL fold metallo-hydrolase, which produces MIRPAPVALGLLLIVCSAVLLVGCGEGPEDADRPVSGPRVLVLGTAQDGGLPHVACRCDRCEAARRDPASRRRVSSLLLETVDPPRRYLIDATPDLPEQLASLTARIEEARVDRRPLDGIFLTHAHIGHYLGLAYLGFEAMHAPGIPVHCTPRFASFLESNGPWEQLVRLENIRLMPMDDERVLEGGLRIRAIPAPHRDEYTDTVAFLIEGPTSRVLFAPDTDDWVNWEPPIESWLADVDVAILDGTFYSYDELPGRDVGSVGHPLISESIDRFSAMKGQRGEIYFTHFNHSNPVLQNGPALERLRKAGFHRLEDGSQFPL
- a CDS encoding DUF72 domain-containing protein, producing MSRSVRIGLAGWDYPDWSGVVYPARSSSRFDRLEWISRFVDVIEVNASFYRHVAASTSRSWATRVADRPDFRFTAKSHRDWTHGHEDLVESAVSETLRGLEPLSTAGRLLCILVQFPQRFHRTEENRRRLERIRLACDSLPWAVELRHRSWDHPETFEWLTTHQINWCAIDQPRASRQVLKLIPRVTGKIAYLRFHGRNSREWFAADTNRDRRYDYLYSGAEVAEFAGCVESLAKPAEQLVAIQNNHFRGQALVNALQLLHVLTGERPPAPQELVHHYPALEDQVTVRRDTLF
- the hslV gene encoding ATP-dependent protease subunit HslV — translated: MKRPEIVGTTVLAVRRDAHVALAGDGQVTLDRLVVKGSARKVRLLAEGSVLAGFAGGAADAFALLTRFEGKLAEYPEQLERAAVELVREWRTDRALRRLEAMLIVADRNKTLLLSGTGDLIEPDDGILAIGSGGVAATAAARALLDHTELPAREIAERSLRIAAGLDIYTNDQLTIEEL
- a CDS encoding acyl-CoA thioesterase produces the protein MNRPADVGPLLGRVETRVRYPETDRMGVAYHGHYLVWFELGRTEWMREIGFPYGELEDEGVYFPVTRAEVRYRRSARYDERLVVETRLVSVGASRVRFEYQIDGQDGRMVATGATEHGAVGPEGRPRRLPANLRERLQHGGS
- a CDS encoding PASTA domain-containing protein; its protein translation is MKIRVRMPTLPPMRRVLAAAAWGIATATLMGIAFVMAFFYSMRGDQRATETRVPDLRGLTLEAAGEMAGSVSLITEVVDQRHDPAVASGRILQQVPPPDSSVRRGRRIKLIVSLGGQVLEVPDLTHETSRTMTIELRRQGLVAGDEVRVFSSKVETGRIISQVPPPLSPAVPNTRIHRLVSSGSRPIVWVMPDLTGESQATASRWLDAAGFRRGAVRRVTMSGLEPGTVIGQSPLSGHPIRARDIVELTIVH
- the bamD gene encoding outer membrane protein assembly factor BamD — encoded protein: MAGVDVLKLRLGRVVGLGVVGLLVATGALVGCGKKDPRMNEFLDAQERYDLGRQLIAEGELSPAIKVLSRVDSYDSPNRKEIEPLLRLALADATFYKGSSLAWIDARSLYQDFVTLYGDHDLAPYAQLQTGICVLLQIVHPSRDQSETFQAIADFRQVETRWPSSLYAGAARTMRIKAESNLAEHDLLVGRFYEKRGAHIAASGRFRRALTEYPNYYDLETVYFLLGQSLLPGNTEEGKIYLSKVLADFPSSRYAGQIRKMLSDASERKSRTPDAAAAP
- the rsmB gene encoding 16S rRNA (cytosine(967)-C(5))-methyltransferase RsmB, with the protein product MNPRPADVVTARELAVATLERVERAGAHAQPLLDRASDRLNDPRDVSLMHALVMGVLRQRRLLDHVIEGASSRPLGQMGRDLPIPLRLATFELLFLDRVPEFATVDAAVEGIRRRGGGPATGFVNAILRTIARQKDTLLPDDDAALALRYSYPDWWVERLLKTRDAESIEAMLRLGNEPPPLTVHVNTTRISVDRFVADRTTEGVAACRGEFADTAVHISEGLRSVTAPLAGGDCWVQDEAAQLVVSLLSPCSQARVLDLCAAPGGKTLQLAARYDNGSTVVAADRYWRRLRKVQQNLARCGLEAPLTAALDGCAEPWALQGRFDRVVVDAPCSGTGTLRRHPEIRWRLTEADLRRYRERQVRLLTRACERLAPGGEVVFSTCSIEREEGPDVIETVLADRDDIVVASAAERVSGRAREFVTPEGYLVTDPAVGVDGFFAAVLHRR
- the fmt gene encoding methionyl-tRNA formyltransferase; amino-acid sequence: MKLVFFGTPASAVPTLQAIVRAGHSLEFVVTRPDRPIGRSGRAQPTPVKRAAIDLGVEVLQPSSLREPAFRQRIVESSPDALVVVAYGRMLGRSLREDWPFGSINVHFSLLPRYRGAAPVQWALANGETETGVSTMRLSRAMDEGDVYLTRTVPILVGEHAPSLQERLSVHGAELLVDTLAGLTSGSLDATPQDHSRASYAPILRREDGHVDPAGQAGELVGKVRGFDPWPGVWLMRGGRRIRLVEAELYGGPPIEGSPAGTLARVGDSVVLVCGQGAAILTAVQPEGKRAMPIQDALNGRQLAIGDQLESATG
- the rpe gene encoding ribulose-phosphate 3-epimerase, yielding MAAILAPSILSADFARLGEQVRAVEAGGAGIIHVDVMDGHFVPNITIGPLIAEAVRRSTELPVDCHLMIAEPDRYLEAFREAGADMISVHQETVPHLHRTLARIRELGARAGVVLNPATPLSVLEEVLDQTDFVLLMSVNPGFGGQTLIPGVLDKARRLRRTLVERGLDVRIEIDGGVTEDNLQQVTESGVDMIVAGSAVFGGGEPTETTARMVRRLAEFANLEQTC
- a CDS encoding saccharopine dehydrogenase NADP-binding domain-containing protein gives rise to the protein MSQAVRVVVLGAGRVGGLIALDLAGDDGLQVTVCDRDPQALQRVAGPRVRTEVTDLADSAAVKQRVESADVVVGAVPGALGHVLQSAAIEAGTPLVDISFVPEDSSRLNDLAAQRNVPVVVDCGVAPGLSNWFVGRSAAEMDDVLDVEIMVGGLPVTRRWPFEYQSVFSPTDVVEEYTRPCRMRRGGVDIVVPPLTEIENVEFERVGTLEAFLTDGLRSLLETIPSPTMCEKTLRYPGHADRMAMLSHTGFFDESPIEIDGVMVRPRSLTENLMFSRWEPRPGDEEFTVMRVVVRGRSAGEERTERWDLYDRTDRETGATSMARTTGFPCAIVTRMVADGSWKTAGITPPEILGARADLTERMLAELRGRGVEIHHEIQSTPLRS
- the def gene encoding peptide deformylase, whose translation is MAILPIVLYPEPILLKPTVPVDGVDDDLRQLIRDMAETMNAAPGIGLAANQVGDNRRVCVVDLSAGEEEGQLFVFVNPKILDADGTQLGEEGCLSFPDITFDVQRAERVVVEALNFDGEPFTLEAEGMFARVILHECEHLSGKTFLSNLSSLKRNLIKKKIKKRIEADDWHPADPS